The genomic segment GGAGGGCTCAAAAGACGTGACACAGGTGAATACTTCAtcgaattataatattttaaaatttcgaatcccagtacaggcctaaaccaatgtatgtcaattattttttcaaatttatgtttggaacataaatgattatcacgtgctcgtaAGGAAAATATCGCGacaaaacccacatttccgagaaatgcattttcggaggtatgtgacctaacctgtattgggctggttttcctttcgcgggttggaatgtcttataaagaaaatatgaaacaaaggTATATTTAGTTAAAAATATGCTCGAAATTTTTCTGAATATTGTagcaaacataatttatttagttgattttttaaatgaaaaggACCGCACATTCctgacatttttattattagtcgTATGTCGTAGCCACGTAGCTACTTAAGCCCTTTTTTGAAAAAGTACATTCGATTGTAatgtttgttaataaaacctcgcaatagacacgttAGTCTGAATCCAGAAAAAATGAAGATAATTATCAGAATGTCGTTTTTCAATAaaacgcttacgtggttttcactataaggcgacgaaatGGGCGGTGTGGAATTAATGGGAAGGTTTTAAGTTCTAAActaaataagtatgtaagtaactaATAAAAAAGCCTGTCGAATATTATGAGTAGATACAATATTCAGAATATTCCACTTCAGCACTTCGACATGACGTCATCTAAGGGTGGGTTAGGAACTTACGAACAATAATTGGTAATGTTCTAAGGGCGGATGTAATCATGAACTTCATTAGGAAACGTGTTCTTGGTAAGTACTTGCTAGTACAAAGTGGATTCCGCGCCGCGCATAATCGAAACTAAGTCAAGGTCAATTACTTAGTAAAGTTGATAATGAATTTGTTGAATGAACGGCGTCTGTTgttcagtggttaagcgttgcaTGCCAGCGTTGCGCTCATgatccggagttcccgggttcaaatcccagtgtggacatatcacaaaatcactgtgatccctagtttggttaggacattataggctgatcacctgattgtccgaaaataagatgatccgtgctttagtAGGCTGactcagccgttggtcccggttactaccttaCTGAAGTaacatgtcagggccctttggcagctcaataataacccagacaccagggttgacgttGGTAACAACCCGACGACGACGAACCCCTGCGGCTATTgaaatatttcgatgaagatAAATTTCGCCTTGAGATTGTCTCCCGATGCTCAGCAGTAGGCGGTAGGTgggtataggctgtttatgttatataataataagtacagtcatgagcaatattgtgtaccctctttagaacccagtcgcactatcatatttgacatttaatgggacttagggtttaatttgtcaaaaatgttaatgtgacatggtttcaaaatgtatgcatattagtactcgtgaccgtacgtaataTAGCTAACCATATCAGTGACTTCCTGCTTGAGGAAAGGCTTCATGAGAGCATACAACTTGTCAATGAACGGGGGTGCGTTCACTATGTGCACTTGGCTCAATCGAATCGGCATCGCATCCTGAAAAGAAAAAGGGTTTTACAATATCTACATTGTAAATTTATGTCTTCTAATTGCTTTTCgtacaaactcaaaaatatttaggtaacaTAGAAACTTTTTGAATCCTCAATTTTTACATGAATAATCTtgttgtcgaacgtctcatctgccgaAAACTACTACACATTCTTACAACCTAAAtaaccgaggaaaagtagctgcaagatttttttgcttttccttggccctagacgttcttaataAAAACACTATGAACTCAAAGAACTATATCTTCTTAGAGTTTATTTTCGAGTGTatactgcaagttgtctttgatgagTTCTGTGATGCGAGTTACCATTCTAAATAATTTTTCAGACCATAATATgtccatagtaaaaaaaaaggtactCATACACtttctttgttaaaataatatcaacaaaatattgttagtatacaattacttataaaataattaacttataataattatttactaaatgaataatattttttttaaattaattattactttaagAGCGTACCTGGCCTGGCGACGTTCAGTTGACCGAGAGGTAAatactctcggcatgtcatgggagcaagctacagaggctctGCAAAAGACCGctaggagtggaaatctgttattcgagctctacatcccaacaggggatgaaaggattagaagaagaagaataagagcgctctgcgtgtgtgtgtgtgtgtgtgtgtgtgtgtgtgtgtgtgttatgccTGTCTATGTGTATCCATACCTCCTGATACTTGGACAGTCTCTTGGCGACGGAGACATTGAACTTAGCGAGGAACTTCAACGAGAGATCCTTGACGTCCATCATTACGACGTCAGCCTCGGCAAACGTCACATCATCCAGCAACCACGCGTCTGTGCTTAGGAAGAACATCTTCGCGTCCTGGAATGGAGGAAAAAGGGGGTTATCATACATGACATAGGCTTCAtggctatatcccaatgggtaTTTAAGAGATACAAtcaagagcaaaagtgcagtcactgagcccagcccATTTGTAAAGagtagtgaaattatgaaccattagctgtcataattataaaatttatgttttcgtaggtgtttttgggctattacagaaacgacatgtaaccaggaggtcttaagtgcaaccagttaatttattacttaataaaaaactgaTTGGATCTTTGCACCTTAtcttacatccatcgcaagatgaactaagtacccacactggGTTTCGTATTGACCAATTAAAAAGGGAGTTAGCTAAGTTGCAATAATGTTTCAATCACGAATCTGTATCGTATAATCCGGCCGAATTAAATGAACATCTTATATCAAGATCCATGCGTACTAACGAGGCGCTTCAATTCGTACGAGTTACACATAAACGATTCGTGATAGAAACGTTTttggcaacttggctaacccccaAGTAGTCAATAGCCTAAATAGGCCTATCAAAACTCAAATTGACGCTTATAATTAACACATCATATGAACCAATTCTTGTTTATTCCTTCTACACAGATTACAAAGGAGGTTCAATATAAATTCTAAACGCCCTATTACACTATCAGATCTGTCGGGCCCCATGCACCGAATGTACCTAGTTATAAAACATTTGGCGAAATCGTGGCCCCACCCACATGGAAATCTATTAAACGGCCAGATCCTAAGGCATCCGGCCCATTGGGTTGGGCAGTGTAATAAAGcctactactacactactacctaggttactatttacttatgtaagtgagtaatcgttacatgagccatgtcagggacctttggcggttcaatagtaaacctaacaccagggttcatgaggttggtagtccacctcacaacccacacgatagaagaagaagactattacatacttataaatgTTAACAAATATTGCCATATATTTAAGCCTTATATAGtacaaataaagattattatctTTTAAGTAAGAGGGTTGACGGTCGGCGTTCGAAGACCTACGCAACACCGTTGAAAAGCAAAACAAACATTGTACATTGTCAGTAAGGGGCCAAGAAAGCTAGACACTCAGTCAGCGGTCAAGGCCAACACTTTAGTTAGAACAAAGAACGGATTTTGCGGCGAAATTCACGCGAACTAATTAGATTTAAACCATTGTGAGACAGTTCTATTCAAATATATTCCAAACTCTACCTCGttcaaaagtttatttaattaatacggCTATAGATTAACCGTTAGGTAAGCAAGATGAACGAAGTgccctcaccgagttttctgtcaGATCAACGAtacacttacctacttaaactaCTTACACTAACTGTAtcaaaaaacaaattctacaagtTGAGACAATTACTacgtttatacagggtgttaatgacatcgtaactaaaactttgaaggatgattcagacatagacataaaagagaaatatataaaaaatatgcaagATACTTACGAAAATGTGTAAGATAAATAGatagatgtgtgtgtgtgcgtgtgtgtgtgtgtgagagtgtgtgtgtgtgagagagtgtgtgtgtgatgtgataGATGTGTGTGTGAAATTAAAAccatctttttaaatgttttataataaaataccagataatactTTGAatttatcacaaaataaattgGGTCATGTGAAGCTTACCTGTAACAACgcttattatgagattaatgattaggtacctaaatgataaaaattcctggtattaaatgtgttcctctagttattaaataacttgtaatatttacattaatttcagaaatgtgttgctgttgcagtttcttgtcatttcttctcctcagccataacagcgaaatgatgtagattcaaaaatattaaattgacctTAAACAAGTTTACCCATGATAATTACGATGATGCAGGTCCTTGGGgcaggtcagattcagaacacttaagCGCCTAATTGGATGTGACGAAATTACGTATGTTTAATTAttcagccgtaaaaacacctcctccaacccgcagtggagcagcgtggtggagtatgctccataccccgtccggtttattgaggggaagcctgtgcccagcagtgggacgtaataggcagtttatgtatgtatttatgtagatAATTATTACGATgattaaatgattctgatttctgatatttCAATACAAACCTGTACGTAATCATAATGGTCTAGTCCGGGGTCATTCAGCTGCCATATCCAAAGCCGGCGGTTTCCCGAGATTGGCAGTTGCGCCAGGTTCCTGAAATCAATAAGTATccaattaaaaactcattgtCGTATAATTTATTAACAGGGGAAGTAGAATTGTTTTTGTTCTTGGTAAACTttgataacttaaaataagttaTGAACGACAACTCCTGAAGGTTCCGTTATAAATTGCCATGCTTCAAATGAAGATTAGCGTTACTCAGTGGAGCCGCAAATTTCCTTTCCAAAACGATAGACTACCTAAAACccatttgatgatgatgatcagctGATCACAATAAAGTAACAATggatatgtattattattatattgagtactcgtattattatattaactttggtttacttttaggtatttgaaattaaatgtttgtttcctggtagtttttggttgcctggaagaaattgctttagagcaataaagccgcctaaattgtactgtattcatgtgatatgtctgattgttgaaatttagttccgtgcaataaagtatatttgattttattttaccgCCCATGTAATGATCCATTATGTCAGAAAAGATCTATTTGTCGGTGTCTAAGACATATTGTCCGggaagataaacagctgaatGCGCATGAATAGTTGATTCGGAATTCAGCTTAGCAGCAAGACCATGAATTGAAATGGTTAACATAGCCTCATACTGAAAACCAAGTAaacgccattttgatttttctttttgacggcgagcatgtgctgccgccaaaggatgtttttcaGGGTACCGGACAGAGcttagtaccccgctagccacaagttggtaggtagtgtgactagggatcgacgatccaacggtgttatgttggaagttctatatatgcgtcttgctgtgtaaacttcgatatcgcgtttcacgactgcttcaagactgcattattgaatgtggcgccatctgttgcatatgGGCGGAACTACTAGTTGGGTCCGTCACATCTTCAATAAAACCTCGAACACTATAATTACAGGGAATAACTAATACTACGATTTTTTTACTGGATCTAAACTGGCGTGTCTGTTGCGaagtatttttaacaaaaatcacaaataGTACTTAGTttcatattcttattttttgttaaatatgacgagagagagagagacaaagGGCCGGCTTTGTTGCTCTGgatcaatttcttccaggcaaccactatcAGGGATCAACCATAAAAAGCTAGGTAAGAAAATCATACCAGAATGTGGTTTTGAAAAAAGGCACTTACGAGGTTTTaacccgtattggagcagcgtggtggagtatgctccataccccctccagttgattgaggggaggcctgtgcccagcagtgggacgtatataggctgtttatgtatgtaggtatgagGTTTTGACTGTAAGGCGATATTATCAAGATGCAGCCCGTTGCGTTGCAATAATTTCTGAACTCAATTGAGTCAAGTATTGCATTTCAGCCTAGATCTGCATCGGGCCATGAAACACGACCTTCGTCTCGAATTATCAAtgaaataacatttattgtctACGATATCGAATAAATTATAAACGATCGGATCGCGTTTTAATAAAACGCTACAATGCCGTGGCAGTGAGGGactcaggctacgttcctcaaaaacaatatagatggcgctgtacagatttttttttcgtttgacttctaatttcatggataacagacatttgtgtttgggtataaatgatgaccctttttattacacccaggcacaattacatcttcaatccattattattctaatcaaaataaagagaagcaatataggtagcaacataattctatacaaatatgtgaaccaaatatcaagcaacaattatttttatatattatacttctGCCAATACCATgagaaaatagttaattatcacgttaaagctggacaccgccatctatattgtttttggtgaacctaacctggaaagtcccttattaataTTACTCAAGATGCGAATTGTTgattgaatttattaatttgaaattaaGTAAGAATAGTGTACTTACACTTTACGAAAGGGTCGTGTTGCGAAGAGTACATTTTGCGGAAGGTACGTTTTGCGCATGGGCTACACTTTGAGAAAGGTGCATTCTGCGTTGAAAGGTTTGTAATTTGACTGCCGTAgatatttgataaaaataaatattaatttgaagAGCAAACTGCAACAATTATAACTtgggtaagtaggtaatatttataagtactttacataacaacttattaaaatattctgtAACGTTTGTTTTAAGACGCAATGGTTTTCAGaatgcattttcttttttagaaaacctacttaaaataaataaatattctatttAAATAACAGCCATATTACTTGGGTCAGAAGTATAGGTATTAATAGCCTGATGAAAAGCATAAATCAATTACATGTGTCGAAACtgtgacatagaataaggaataattattatgtatgaaacacggctccccaccagcgatAGAGCTAGGTTCACCTCAAAacgtcggtcttactttagtcttcaatcgtatggccgtcagacgttacacacacagatgcgcgtgtacgataacggcaatgtgtagtgtctgtgtaaaatgtagtttattgtatgaagtgtccgaggtgtaaCTGCGATCAAAACTCACACAATCTTCAAGGCCTTCACCATAGCAGGCGATGTAGGATCCCTGTTACTGAGGAGTTCCGGAGACGCTCCCCTGATGGTGAAGAAGAGGTCGGCAGCCGTCTGAGCCTTCTCCAAGTTGAAATAGCAGCTGTGCACGAACCGTTCCAGGATGCGGTCATCTAGAATACAGAGGGTTTTAATTAGAATCTATGTACAGACTACGTACATAtcttcgtcttctatcgtgtgggttgtaaggtaaattaccaacctaattaaccctggtgtcagggttattattgacccgccagaacccctgacatggcttatgtaacggcactaacatcagtaagtagtaaccggaaccaacggcttaccgcgtcttccaaagcacggatcatcttactttttggacaatctggtgatcagtctgtaatgtcctaaccaaactagggatcacaaagtgatttttatgtacGTAGTGGAAGTAATGTTCAGATGGTAAGTATTATGCGATGGAGACGAAGTCTTGCTATTTTTAAGGATCATACTTAGGCACGTGTAAATCACGGAAAGCAACTTGCGATTCCTTTCGTCCACATTCAAACACTCAATACAAAAGTCTCATTCTTGCGTGTGCCGCTTAGAGCGAGCGAGACAGTAAATCCATTCGCTTTTACATGAACGGCCATTCAAGACTAAAgttagacccagagggggtgaggtcggccccgatacgaattggtacgAGGCGGAGAGTCACTGTACTGTACgtagtaatcatcatcatcatcagcccattaacgtccccactgctggggtacgggtcttccccatggatggatagggagatcgggccttaaaccatcacgcgggcccagtgcggattgatggttattaacgactgctaatgcagccgggaccaacggcttaacgtgccttccgaagcacggaggagctcgagatgaaaactttttttttgtggtcatccatcctatgaccggcctttgcgaaagttgcttaacttcgacaatcgcagaccgagcgcgttaaccgctgcgccaccgagctcctgtacgtagaattattctttattccatggtaatagtccggccaagtagttaatgccatctgcggcaaatttacaataagtcacgtcaaaagaaagtAATAGTCCggtagtaaaaatattttattaaattaagttCCGGGCTGGAAACAGGTATTTGTATGCACGCGTTCACACAGAAATTCGCTACCCATCCTTATCTATTGCCTTTGTCAGTGTTGCTATAATTGACCACTCCACTTCGTTCATTCTTAGTTTAATATACTTGTatgtataaacatacataaaattatacagggtgttagtgatatcgtaacaaaaactttgagggatggttctgacctttattctgagttgatatcaagtggaattttccgtcgcaaaagtgtggaactgaaaataatataataaatcacGAAAATTGACATGAATTTTCTGTCAGGAAATTTCtcatataaacatacataaaattatatgtggaagatataataattatacagggtttcattgttagtgacaccgtaaggaatactgagggggatgattcaaaccatgactctgagttgaaaTGATGAAATTtccttattttcagttccacacttttgcgacgcaatatcccacttgatatcaactcgagagtcatggtttgaatcatccccctcagtattccttacggtgtcactaataatgaaaccctgtataattattatatcttccacatataattttatgtatgtttatatgaGACCTGACAGAAAATTCATGTCAATTTTCgtgatttattatattattttcagttccacacttttgcgacgcaaaattccactcgatatcaactcagaatcatggtgggaatcatccctcaaagtttttgttacgatgtcactaacaccctgtataattttaCGCATGTTTATACGTAAGTATGTATATGTAGTAGCGGTTTGCACAGACCGCTTTACCAGAATCAGGCAGCGTGGGCGATATCGTACTTCCGCCCACGACCCCGCGTCCCGAGGGGCTCCATATCCTCATTCACGGAGCTTTACATCACAATATAATATAGCTTAAACTCAGCTAAGCTCGGTTTTTGCGTcctatacaaaattttgtcgtaTTATATGCTTGCTGGTATCCATTTTTTGTTTTGCCATGTCTTCGTTCGAGGAATAAAGTACACGGAATTTCCAAAGTATTTCATAAAACGTAAGATTGTTAGATAAGTTTTGCAATATtttcatcatctacctagcattatcccgtttttcgacaatcattgctttaggtctgtgctggattcgaacctacgaccttaaaatgagaggcaagcgttctaccaactggcctaCCACGGCTTATTATTGAATTTCCACCTCAATCAAAATACACTTTGACATATGTaaacctaaatttattttcatttatcatCTGGAAGACCTGAGCATACTTCGTCCCACGCTTCTTATAACTCTTTAATTCACTTTTTTACGGCTGGATAAAATAATGAGCAAGGTCAGGACTGTACGAAGGATGTACATTCAATTTTAGCCCTTTTATTTTAGAGATTTCGACATAAACTTACGCTGCCCTATGACGGATTGtaggaggtgtttgggctagcagCCAAACCTTTTTGTCCGAAGACGAATATTATCATCTTCATCAGCCGGAGATCGTCCACTGCTGGCATAGGCCGGGAGGGACCAAGGCTCACCACAATGACCAATCTtccgctgcccgcatccaacggttTCCCGGGGTTTTTCGGTATcaataatttttttgacaatttcaCAGAGCTGTGCCCTACCTACCCCAATATGTAATATAACAAGTTGTATAACGAGTTACGGCCTACGGCGCATGTAACCAGATCCAGGGTCTAATGATGCTCCGGTTTATTTACTCACTGTGAAAAGACctacttaaaattataattgttttcGAATATTAACGCAAAGCTATATTtatatagtcactgtggtcatgtggtttaccggcttcatcaatttatcttaagtgtagtttttgcACAGTAaaaggcctctgtggtccagtggtccagcgttgggctcacgacccggaggtcccgggatcgaatcccggtggggacaaacacaaaaatcactttgtgatccctagtttggttagggcataacatgctgatcacctgattatccgacaGTAAggtggtccgtgcttcggaag from the Pectinophora gossypiella chromosome 11, ilPecGoss1.1, whole genome shotgun sequence genome contains:
- the LOC126370992 gene encoding alpha-tocopherol transfer protein-like, with protein sequence MTDCKSPEDMKQLVTKMREWLNSQPHLPKDVDDRILERFVHSCYFNLEKAQTAADLFFTIRGASPELLSNRDPTSPAMVKALKIVNLAQLPISGNRRLWIWQLNDPGLDHYDYVQDAKMFFLSTDAWLLDDVTFAEADVVMMDVKDLSLKFLAKFNVSVAKRLSKYQEDAMPIRLSQVHIVNAPPFIDKLYALMKPFLKQEVTDMIHFHPPKSDSLHKYMAKEDLPEDYGGCLPPMHEHMNAVMEIIMKHKEELANDNLWRSTDKKSKNKKNSNSEPTTSFRSLAID